The following proteins come from a genomic window of Cyanobacteriota bacterium:
- the aroF gene encoding 3-deoxy-7-phosphoheptulonate synthase, with amino-acid sequence MIVVMKVGSPELEITRIIDELKTWGLTPEKIVGTHKVVLGLVGETADLEPLRIQELSPWIEEVLRVEKPFKRASREYRHGEASEVLVDTPEGVVAIGEQHPLVVVAGPCSVENETMIIETAKRVKAAGAKFLRGGAYKPRTSPYAFQGHGESALELLAAAREASGLGIITEIMDAADLERIAEVADVLQIGTRNMQNFSLLKKVGAQNKPILLKRGLSATIEEWLMAAEYLLAAGNPNVILCERGIRTFDRQYTRNTLDLAVIPVLRTLTHLPIMIDPSHGTGWATFVPAMAKASVAAGTDALMIEVHPNPSKALSDGPQSLTPEQFDTLMAELAVIERAIGRTAQPMPALV; translated from the coding sequence ATGATTGTTGTGATGAAGGTTGGCTCGCCGGAGCTGGAAATCACGCGCATTATTGACGAACTAAAGACTTGGGGACTAACCCCAGAAAAAATCGTGGGTACCCATAAGGTGGTGTTGGGCTTGGTAGGGGAGACAGCCGATTTAGAACCACTCCGTATCCAAGAGCTGAGTCCTTGGATTGAGGAAGTCTTGCGGGTAGAAAAGCCCTTTAAGCGAGCTAGTCGAGAATATCGCCACGGTGAAGCAAGTGAAGTCTTGGTGGATACGCCAGAAGGAGTAGTCGCGATCGGTGAACAGCATCCCCTAGTTGTAGTTGCTGGTCCCTGCTCCGTAGAAAACGAGACCATGATTATTGAGACGGCGAAACGAGTCAAGGCGGCTGGAGCCAAGTTTCTCCGGGGTGGTGCCTATAAACCACGGACTTCACCCTATGCCTTTCAAGGTCATGGAGAAAGTGCCCTAGAACTGCTAGCAGCAGCGCGGGAAGCCAGTGGTTTGGGGATTATTACAGAGATTATGGATGCGGCTGACTTAGAGCGAATTGCCGAGGTAGCCGACGTACTGCAAATTGGTACCCGCAATATGCAGAATTTCTCCCTGCTGAAAAAAGTAGGCGCACAAAACAAACCCATTTTGCTGAAACGAGGACTGTCAGCAACGATCGAAGAATGGCTGATGGCGGCAGAATACCTGTTGGCAGCAGGTAATCCCAATGTAATTCTGTGTGAGCGGGGCATTCGCACCTTCGATCGCCAATACACCCGTAACACCTTAGATTTAGCCGTAATCCCCGTGTTGCGAACCTTGACCCACTTACCAATTATGATCGATCCGAGTCACGGCACAGGCTGGGCAACCTTTGTGCCTGCAATGGCTAAAGCATCTGTAGCAGCAGGGACTGATGCCTTGATGATTGAAGTGCACCCCAATCCTAGTAAAGCACTGTCCGATGGCCCTCAATCCTTAACTCCAGAGCAGTTTGATACCCTCATGGCAGAACTAGCAGTCATCGAGCGGGCAATTGGCCGAACTGCCCAACCAATGCCAGCTTTAGTCTAG
- a CDS encoding glycosyltransferase family 2 protein, translated as MVESFLSIIVPVYNGGEGFRYCLQAIVQSDYRSWELIVVDDGSTDGSETIAQAYANQVLTTPKRQSGPATARNLGAKVATGEYLLFLDADCLVHSDTLTNLVWFLRNHPDVDAVFGSYDDAPYETNFLSQYKNLFHHYMHQTGSEDASTFWAGCGAIRRQTFLAVGGFDESYQKPCIEDIELGYRLKAAGYQIKLCKSVQVKHLKRWEPLSLLKAEIFYRALPWTDLILTSRQPVNDLNLQLSSRASVVLTGLSLLFLVAGIWWSGFYLLSIVVLGALLWINSAVYRFFYEKRGLVFSLRVIPWHLLYYLYGGGAFAIGLLRHWLSLLKPEKNSALSVSESISD; from the coding sequence ATGGTTGAATCATTCTTGTCAATCATTGTTCCGGTCTACAATGGCGGCGAAGGTTTTCGTTACTGCTTGCAGGCGATTGTTCAGTCAGACTATAGGAGTTGGGAGCTGATTGTTGTGGACGATGGGTCAACCGATGGTTCAGAGACGATCGCCCAAGCCTATGCCAACCAAGTCTTGACAACCCCAAAGCGGCAGTCAGGCCCTGCTACAGCTCGTAACCTAGGAGCTAAGGTGGCTACGGGGGAATACCTACTATTCTTAGATGCTGATTGCCTTGTGCACTCAGATACATTAACCAACCTGGTTTGGTTTCTCCGCAATCATCCGGATGTAGATGCTGTGTTTGGCTCTTACGACGATGCCCCGTATGAGACCAACTTTTTATCGCAATACAAAAATTTGTTTCATCACTACATGCACCAAACCGGCTCTGAAGATGCATCTACCTTCTGGGCAGGATGTGGAGCCATTCGTAGGCAAACGTTTTTAGCCGTTGGTGGTTTTGATGAGAGCTACCAAAAACCTTGTATTGAAGATATTGAGTTGGGCTATCGGCTAAAGGCTGCTGGCTACCAAATCAAGCTTTGTAAGTCTGTGCAAGTTAAACATCTCAAACGGTGGGAACCGCTGTCTCTATTGAAGGCAGAAATTTTTTATCGCGCTCTGCCCTGGACAGATTTAATACTTACTAGTCGCCAGCCAGTCAATGACCTCAACCTTCAGTTATCTAGTCGGGCTAGTGTTGTCTTAACCGGACTATCACTACTGTTCCTAGTCGCTGGTATTTGGTGGTCTGGATTCTACCTGCTTTCTATCGTTGTGCTTGGCGCTCTCTTATGGATAAATAGCGCGGTATATCGCTTCTTTTATGAGAAGCGTGGTTTAGTGTTTTCCCTGCGGGTGATACCTTGGCACTTACTCTACTACCTATATGGGGGTGGAGCGTTTGCGATCGGATTGCTGCGGCATTGGCTTAGCCTCCTAAAACCTGAGAAGAACTCAGCACTGTCTGTGTCTGAGTCTATATCTGACTGA
- a CDS encoding NAD(P)/FAD-dependent oxidoreductase — translation MHYPTVVIGAGPAGLTAAYELSKHGVQSIVLERADRVGGISRTETYKGYRFDIGGHRFFTKVGEVQAIWQEILGDDFIQTPRLSRIYYNGKFYDYPLVLMNTLKNLGPGLSTMILLSYLRAKVKKFLNLRPEPETFEDWVTDCFGRRLYRIFFKTYTEKVWGIPCNQIRADWAAQRIRNMSLKEAVLNALFGSNNAKSLIKKFNYPRLGPGMMWERCQELLNQAGSPVRLHTDVVRIERSGQRVTKVIAKTGDYTFEITGDHFISSMPITALMKCMDPPPPDNVLQAANGLKYRDFLIVSLIINQADLFPDNWLYIHSPEFKVGRIQNFKNWSPAMVPDPSKTCLGMEYFCSVGDDLWAMEDAALINLATQEIVGLNLGVSASDVEDGCVIRQLKAYPVYDGEYRQHLQVLQDYIQTFENLQTVGRNGMHRYNNQDHSMLTALLAARNVLGEQHDLWNVNVERSYHENFTDSEWSKARQQVKDNADIEKEVLSTVP, via the coding sequence ATGCATTATCCAACTGTGGTTATTGGTGCAGGCCCCGCAGGGTTAACTGCTGCGTATGAGCTAAGTAAACACGGTGTTCAGTCAATTGTTTTGGAGCGAGCCGATCGAGTCGGGGGCATTTCTCGTACAGAAACCTACAAAGGCTATCGGTTTGATATCGGAGGGCATCGATTTTTTACTAAGGTCGGCGAAGTTCAAGCTATTTGGCAAGAAATTCTGGGAGACGACTTCATTCAGACTCCACGACTGTCGAGAATCTACTACAACGGCAAATTCTATGACTATCCCCTCGTGCTCATGAACACCTTAAAAAATTTAGGGCCTGGTCTGAGCACTATGATTCTATTGAGTTATTTGCGAGCCAAGGTTAAGAAGTTTTTGAACTTGCGTCCAGAGCCTGAAACCTTTGAAGACTGGGTAACGGATTGTTTTGGTAGACGACTGTATCGCATCTTTTTCAAGACCTATACCGAGAAGGTTTGGGGCATTCCCTGTAACCAGATTCGAGCCGATTGGGCAGCGCAGCGCATCAGAAATATGTCCTTAAAAGAGGCTGTCTTGAACGCCCTGTTTGGCAGCAATAATGCCAAGAGTCTGATCAAGAAATTTAATTACCCGCGTCTGGGGCCTGGCATGATGTGGGAACGTTGTCAAGAGCTACTAAACCAAGCTGGCTCACCAGTGCGCCTACATACCGATGTGGTGCGAATTGAGCGATCAGGTCAACGAGTGACTAAAGTAATTGCTAAGACTGGCGATTACACCTTCGAGATTACTGGCGACCACTTTATTAGTTCCATGCCCATTACAGCATTGATGAAATGTATGGATCCTCCGCCCCCAGATAATGTGCTGCAAGCAGCCAACGGGCTGAAGTACCGTGACTTTTTAATCGTATCCCTAATTATTAACCAAGCTGACCTGTTTCCGGATAATTGGCTATACATCCACAGCCCTGAATTCAAGGTGGGACGCATCCAAAACTTCAAGAATTGGAGTCCAGCAATGGTTCCAGACCCTAGCAAGACTTGCCTAGGCATGGAATATTTTTGTAGCGTAGGGGACGATCTCTGGGCCATGGAAGATGCGGCCTTGATTAACTTGGCCACCCAAGAGATTGTGGGCTTGAATCTGGGTGTTAGTGCCAGTGATGTGGAAGATGGTTGCGTGATTCGTCAACTCAAGGCTTATCCTGTTTACGACGGTGAATATCGTCAACACCTCCAGGTCTTGCAGGATTACATTCAAACTTTTGAAAACCTGCAAACTGTAGGACGCAATGGTATGCATCGGTATAATAACCAAGACCATTCCATGCTGACGGCTCTATTGGCGGCCAGGAATGTTCTAGGCGAACAGCATGACCTGTGGAATGTAAACGTCGAGCGGTCATATCACGAAAATTTCACAGACAGTGAGTGGTCGAAAGCTAGGCAGCAAGTTAAGGACAATGCTGATATTGAAAAAGAGGTGTTATCAACGGTTCCCTAA
- a CDS encoding oligosaccharide flippase family protein, with translation MDKSVAPSGKHILQGTAGILLAEGLMLPTGLLTSAFLTRQLEPSGYGLFTLSAAIVAWIEWSIASMFARTGVKFVGQAEDWRPIGATLIRLYLGTSVVAAGLLWALAPMVARVLNEPILSSYLRLFALDIPLFCLGQAHQNVLMGLGLFRQRALASAGRWIARLLFIVVLVGAGLSVTGAIVATIGASVVDVTIGRLCVRPSIYKHEPMPMRQLWGYAIPLFLSALSLRTFDKLDLLSLKALGGTAEQAGFYGAAQNLAIIPGLMALSFSPTLLSNLSQFQRLGELDRAKHVARQALRLTLMLLPLAGLTAGAAPDIVQVIFGDRFLSTAPILAILFFGAITMVSNSAATVILVAAGKPTWTLLVTVPLPILALVGNLWAIPHLGALGAASVTASLGVVVSIVSITLVYHLWQVLPPIATLVRSLLVSILIYSVAVAWSVSGLLILVKLTIASLLIPAMFLALGEFKAKEIHLFLSVIPRVGKRGRQ, from the coding sequence ATGGATAAGTCTGTTGCTCCCTCAGGCAAGCATATTTTACAAGGTACGGCTGGGATTTTACTCGCAGAAGGGTTGATGTTACCCACAGGGCTGCTTACCTCTGCATTTCTAACTCGCCAACTGGAACCCAGTGGCTATGGCTTGTTCACTCTGTCAGCAGCGATCGTCGCTTGGATTGAATGGAGCATTGCCTCCATGTTTGCCCGCACGGGGGTGAAGTTTGTAGGCCAAGCAGAGGACTGGCGACCCATTGGAGCAACTCTGATTCGCCTATATTTAGGTACCAGTGTTGTAGCAGCAGGACTATTGTGGGCGTTAGCACCTATGGTTGCGAGGGTCTTGAATGAGCCGATCCTCAGTTCCTACTTACGGTTGTTTGCCCTTGATATTCCCCTGTTTTGCCTAGGACAGGCGCATCAAAATGTGCTGATGGGTTTAGGGCTGTTTCGTCAGCGAGCACTGGCTAGTGCTGGTCGTTGGATTGCTCGGTTGCTGTTTATTGTGGTGCTTGTAGGGGCTGGACTATCGGTCACAGGGGCGATCGTCGCCACAATCGGCGCATCAGTCGTAGACGTAACCATTGGTCGTCTGTGTGTGCGTCCTTCTATCTACAAGCATGAACCCATGCCTATGAGACAGTTGTGGGGCTATGCTATTCCCCTATTTCTTTCAGCCTTAAGCCTACGCACCTTCGACAAATTAGACTTGCTCAGCCTCAAGGCTTTGGGTGGCACTGCTGAGCAGGCAGGCTTCTACGGAGCTGCTCAAAACTTAGCTATTATCCCTGGCTTGATGGCACTGTCCTTTTCTCCGACGCTGCTGTCTAACCTTAGCCAGTTTCAGCGCCTAGGAGAGCTAGACCGGGCAAAACACGTCGCCCGCCAAGCCTTGCGGCTCACATTAATGCTCTTGCCTCTGGCTGGTCTTACTGCTGGAGCGGCCCCCGACATTGTGCAGGTTATCTTTGGTGATCGCTTCCTATCCACTGCCCCTATCCTGGCTATTCTGTTTTTCGGAGCCATTACCATGGTCAGTAACTCAGCCGCAACGGTGATTTTAGTAGCAGCAGGTAAACCCACTTGGACGTTGTTGGTCACAGTTCCTTTGCCCATACTGGCCCTAGTAGGCAACCTGTGGGCTATTCCTCACCTGGGTGCTCTCGGTGCCGCCTCAGTCACTGCCAGTTTAGGGGTAGTTGTTAGCATCGTGTCTATTACATTGGTGTATCACCTGTGGCAGGTCTTGCCGCCGATCGCTACCCTAGTGCGCAGTCTGCTGGTCAGCATCCTTATCTATAGCGTAGCCGTTGCTTGGTCAGTATCAGGACTGTTGATTTTGGTCAAGCTTACGATCGCATCCCTACTGATTCCAGCAATGTTCCTGGCTTTAGGTGAATTCAAAGCGAAGGAGATTCATCTGTTCTTGTCTGTGATTCCAAGAGTGGGCAAGAGGGGACGGCAGTAA